One Paraburkholderia dioscoreae DNA segment encodes these proteins:
- a CDS encoding LysR substrate-binding domain-containing protein — protein MDDTAASLDIWLVRVLRTLLVERSVTQTALRLNQTQPAISTALRKLRETLNDPILVRGKSGMVPTEYGESLLASAQRVLREVDFVATPHGDFDPGRSRRTFRVAAPDYLNDFFMPTVIAQFREAAPHARLEIDSLSPMLDHSAALDAGELDLVIGNWPKPEPRFERSDLFSDTVVCMMRADHPLTRVPLTREAYLAAPHLAPTPYSGASSGAIDMGFVRARAERRIVATLPYFGLVPQTLLQSDLIFTTTRRFAMHYADMLPLAVVEVPIPFPRIKCYQLWHPQPDRPSDVGWLRALMSQVSDGLVAQKVRRTKRAPQKETSATAG, from the coding sequence ATGGACGACACCGCCGCCTCCCTCGATATCTGGCTCGTGCGCGTGCTGCGCACGCTGCTGGTCGAGCGTAGTGTCACGCAGACCGCGCTGCGTCTGAATCAGACCCAGCCGGCCATCAGCACCGCGCTGCGCAAACTGCGCGAGACGCTGAACGACCCGATTCTCGTGCGCGGCAAGTCGGGCATGGTGCCCACTGAATACGGCGAATCGCTGCTCGCCTCTGCGCAACGCGTGCTGCGTGAAGTCGATTTCGTCGCGACGCCGCATGGCGACTTCGATCCGGGCCGCTCGCGCCGCACCTTTCGCGTGGCCGCGCCGGATTATCTGAACGACTTCTTCATGCCTACCGTGATCGCGCAGTTTCGCGAGGCGGCGCCGCACGCACGGCTCGAAATCGATTCGCTGAGTCCGATGCTCGATCATTCCGCCGCGCTCGATGCCGGCGAACTCGATCTGGTCATCGGCAATTGGCCGAAGCCCGAGCCGCGCTTCGAACGCAGCGACCTGTTCTCCGATACTGTCGTGTGCATGATGCGCGCCGATCATCCGTTGACGCGCGTGCCGCTCACGCGCGAAGCGTATCTCGCCGCGCCGCATCTCGCGCCAACGCCGTACAGCGGCGCGAGCAGCGGCGCCATCGACATGGGCTTTGTGCGGGCACGCGCCGAACGCCGCATCGTCGCCACGCTGCCCTACTTCGGGCTGGTGCCGCAGACGCTGCTGCAATCCGATCTGATCTTCACGACGACACGCCGTTTCGCCATGCACTACGCGGACATGCTGCCGCTCGCGGTGGTCGAGGTGCCGATTCCATTTCCGCGCATCAAGTGCTATCAGCTGTGGCATCCACAGCCGGACCGGCCGAGCGATGTCGGCTGGCTGCGTGCGCTGATGTCCCAGGTGTCGGACGGACTGGTCGCGCAGAAGGTGCGGCGCACGAAGCGGGCGCCGCAAAAGGAAACGTCAGCCACAGCGGGCTGA
- a CDS encoding sulfite exporter TauE/SafE family protein — MALPHIDLLYSVSGLFVGFLVGLTGVGGGSLMTPILVLLFNVHPATAVGTDLLYAAATKATGTLVHGLKGSVDWQITLRLAAGSVPAATITLILLHRYGMDTPGAGRLIQIVLGAALLVTAVALVFRPQLAALGARKQRTPRQGRTLALTMLTGAVLGVLVSLTSVGAGAIGVTVLLLLYPLLPTTRIVGSDIAHAVPLTLLAGAGHWLLGSIDWSMLLSLLAGSLPGIAIGSYLSSRAPDALLRNLLAATLTLVGVRLVLA; from the coding sequence ATGGCTCTTCCCCACATCGATCTGCTGTACTCCGTCTCCGGCCTGTTCGTCGGCTTTCTGGTCGGACTGACGGGCGTCGGCGGCGGCTCGCTGATGACGCCGATCCTGGTCCTGCTATTCAACGTGCATCCGGCCACCGCCGTCGGCACCGACCTGCTGTACGCGGCGGCCACCAAGGCGACCGGCACGCTCGTGCACGGCCTGAAAGGCTCCGTCGACTGGCAGATCACCCTGCGCCTCGCCGCCGGCAGCGTGCCGGCCGCCACGATCACGCTGATCCTGCTGCATCGTTACGGCATGGACACGCCGGGCGCCGGCCGCCTGATCCAGATCGTGCTCGGCGCGGCGCTGCTGGTGACGGCGGTGGCGCTGGTGTTTCGTCCGCAACTCGCGGCGCTCGGCGCCCGCAAACAACGCACGCCGCGCCAGGGACGCACGCTCGCGCTGACCATGCTGACCGGTGCGGTGCTCGGGGTGCTGGTGTCGCTGACGTCGGTCGGTGCGGGCGCCATCGGCGTGACGGTGTTGTTGTTGCTCTATCCGCTTTTGCCGACCACGCGCATCGTGGGTTCGGACATCGCGCATGCAGTACCGCTCACGCTGCTGGCGGGCGCCGGTCATTGGCTGCTGGGTTCGATCGACTGGTCGATGCTGCTGTCGCTGCTGGCGGGGTCGCTGCCGGGCATCGCGATCGGCAGCTATCTGTCCTCGCGCGCGCCGGACGCGCTGTTGCGCAACCTGCTCGCCGCCACGCTCACGCTGGTCGGCGTGCGCCTCGTGTTGGCCTGA
- a CDS encoding 2-hydroxychromene-2-carboxylate isomerase, with translation MTVGIDARQPLWFYDFVSPFTYLLLEQHDKWPGFDFVFTPVVLNDLYRHWGQRPAYGVPSKRTFMYRHALFRAEQLGIPYKMPPAHPFDSMKPLLLATAANGDVNFVREIFRFIWREGRDPSTDEAFAELCERVGLPDGPELIRNPEVKAQLQRNTADAIGLGVYGVPTFRLNDQLFWGEDALPMVLYCARTPNWLESKEVKRISTLPSGLVDNQP, from the coding sequence ATGACCGTTGGCATCGACGCCAGACAACCGCTGTGGTTTTACGACTTTGTCTCGCCGTTCACGTACCTGTTGCTCGAGCAACACGACAAGTGGCCGGGCTTCGATTTCGTGTTCACGCCGGTCGTGCTGAACGACCTCTATCGTCACTGGGGACAGCGGCCGGCTTATGGCGTGCCCTCGAAGCGCACCTTCATGTACCGGCACGCGCTGTTTCGCGCGGAACAGCTCGGCATTCCATACAAGATGCCGCCGGCTCATCCCTTCGATTCCATGAAACCGCTGTTGCTCGCCACCGCGGCGAACGGCGACGTCAATTTCGTGCGCGAGATTTTCCGCTTCATCTGGCGCGAAGGCCGCGATCCGTCGACGGACGAGGCCTTTGCCGAATTGTGCGAGCGCGTGGGCCTGCCCGACGGACCGGAACTCATCAGGAACCCGGAAGTAAAGGCACAACTGCAGCGCAACACGGCGGACGCGATCGGCCTGGGTGTCTACGGCGTGCCGACCTTCCGTCTGAACGATCAGTTGTTCTGGGGCGAAGACGCGCTGCCTATGGTGCTGTACTGCGCACGCACGCCGAACTGGCTCGAATCGAAAGAAGTCAAACGGATCAGCACGCTACCCTCCGGGCTCGTGGACAATCAGCCGTAG
- a CDS encoding TAXI family TRAP transporter solute-binding subunit produces MKPATGRKSPPRLVARFVAISWRDLAVSFGPILLIAAVAIWVAVRLIQPAPPNTLTISAGPEGSTFWNAAQKYKEILARNRITLNVLSSEGSLQNLKRLSDPTSNVDVGFVQDGVAPGPAAEGLMSLGSVAYVPLAIFYHGPTVTRLSEFKGERLAVGAEGSGTRELALALLKANGIVPGGATRLLPLSGDDAADALVSGKVDAAFLAGDSAQPAVMGKLYRTPNVQFYDFSQADAYTRRFPYLTQLTMPMGAFDLGKNLPSAPIHMVAPTAELVARDSLHPALSDLLIEAAREVHGKANILQRAGEFPAPLAHDFPISDDAARYYKSGKSFLYRILPFWLASLADRLLVVVVPLIVLLVPALRLVPSLYAWRVKSRIYRWYGALIAIERSALSDHSPTERASLLERLDAIEESVNGLKMPLAYADQFYVLREHIGFVRQRLTQPRETQRDGAGNETQGADNGPGEAGASPAPSAANEAAEIGETPNETPNDGTAKPY; encoded by the coding sequence ATGAAGCCAGCCACCGGCCGCAAAAGCCCTCCCCGTCTCGTCGCCCGTTTCGTCGCGATCTCCTGGCGCGATCTCGCCGTCTCGTTCGGGCCGATCCTGCTGATCGCCGCCGTCGCGATCTGGGTCGCCGTGCGTCTGATCCAGCCGGCCCCGCCCAACACGCTGACGATCAGCGCCGGCCCGGAAGGCAGCACCTTCTGGAACGCGGCGCAAAAGTACAAGGAGATTCTGGCGCGCAACCGCATCACGCTGAACGTGCTGTCTTCGGAAGGCTCGCTGCAGAATCTCAAGCGTCTGTCCGATCCGACGTCGAACGTGGATGTCGGCTTCGTGCAGGACGGCGTCGCGCCCGGCCCGGCGGCCGAAGGTCTGATGTCGCTCGGCAGCGTGGCCTACGTGCCGCTGGCGATCTTCTATCACGGGCCGACCGTCACGCGGCTCTCCGAATTCAAGGGCGAGCGGCTCGCGGTCGGCGCCGAAGGCAGCGGCACGCGCGAACTGGCGCTTGCGCTGCTCAAGGCCAACGGCATCGTGCCGGGCGGCGCGACCAGACTGCTGCCGCTCTCGGGCGACGACGCCGCCGACGCACTCGTCTCCGGCAAGGTCGACGCGGCGTTCCTCGCCGGCGATTCTGCGCAACCGGCGGTAATGGGCAAGCTCTACCGCACGCCGAACGTGCAGTTCTACGATTTCTCGCAGGCCGACGCCTACACGCGCCGCTTTCCCTATCTGACCCAGCTCACGATGCCGATGGGCGCGTTCGACCTCGGCAAGAATCTGCCGTCCGCGCCGATTCATATGGTGGCGCCGACCGCCGAGCTGGTGGCGCGCGACTCGCTGCATCCCGCGCTGTCCGATCTGTTGATCGAAGCCGCGCGCGAGGTGCACGGCAAGGCGAATATCCTGCAGCGGGCCGGCGAATTCCCCGCGCCGCTCGCACACGATTTCCCGATCAGCGACGACGCCGCGCGCTACTACAAGTCGGGCAAGAGCTTCCTCTACCGGATCTTGCCGTTTTGGCTCGCGAGTCTCGCCGACCGGCTGCTGGTGGTCGTGGTGCCGCTGATCGTGCTGCTGGTGCCGGCGTTGCGTCTCGTGCCGTCGCTATATGCATGGCGGGTGAAATCGCGCATCTATCGCTGGTACGGCGCGCTGATCGCGATCGAACGCAGCGCGCTCAGCGACCATTCGCCCACCGAACGCGCGTCGCTGCTCGAACGGCTCGACGCGATCGAAGAATCCGTCAACGGTCTGAAGATGCCGCTCGCCTACGCCGATCAGTTTTACGTGCTGCGCGAGCATATCGGCTTCGTGCGCCAGCGGCTCACGCAGCCGCGCGAGACTCAGCGCGACGGTGCCGGCAATGAAACGCAAGGCGCGGACAACGGACCCGGCGAAGCCGGCGCCTCGCCCGCGCCGTCCGCCGCGAACGAAGCGGCTGAAATCGGCGAAACGCCCAACGAAACGCCCAACGACGGCACCGCGAAACCATATTGA
- the xdhC gene encoding xanthine dehydrogenase accessory protein XdhC, translating to MNDFSSVQIGRRSAVQMPRPAPMHIVLFGAGHVGHALIKLLGSLPCVVQWVDERGELFPDETPANVQIEVTDTPDVIVDTAPPGAYFLVMTHNHALDFSLAARIMRRRDFTYFGMIGSKTKRVKFERRLLDRGVDPDRLVEMTCPIGVAGIVDKAPAAIAVAVCAELLQIRTRQVVAQAATQKLCASV from the coding sequence ATGAACGATTTTTCGTCCGTTCAGATTGGGCGGCGCAGCGCCGTGCAGATGCCGCGTCCGGCGCCCATGCATATCGTGCTGTTCGGCGCGGGGCACGTCGGGCATGCGCTTATCAAGCTGCTTGGCAGCTTGCCGTGCGTTGTCCAGTGGGTCGACGAGCGCGGCGAACTGTTCCCCGACGAAACGCCCGCCAACGTGCAGATCGAGGTAACCGATACTCCGGATGTGATCGTCGACACGGCGCCGCCGGGCGCGTATTTTCTCGTGATGACGCACAATCACGCGCTCGATTTCTCGCTCGCCGCACGCATCATGCGGCGGCGCGATTTCACCTACTTCGGCATGATCGGTTCGAAGACGAAGCGCGTGAAATTCGAGCGGCGTTTGCTCGATCGCGGTGTGGATCCGGACCGGCTCGTGGAGATGACGTGTCCGATCGGTGTGGCCGGTATCGTCGATAAGGCGCCTGCGGCGATTGCCGTGGCGGTCTGCGCGGAGTTACTGCAGATTCGTACGCGGCAGGTGGTGGCGCAGGCCGCCACGCAGAAGCTTTGCGCAAGCGTTTGA
- a CDS encoding helix-turn-helix domain-containing protein, whose amino-acid sequence MQAVNQTSGAVEIRCCRNIDEQAMLLDAWNQSYCQISRGAFDGSVSSCHAGGVRVLVERLNRTVYQRGQVAASRVAVGIPFQLEGHALLCGQTSHRDGLHVFSGDGGFEFLSPDRHVVVNLEIEPAALGDPLVRSQLDEITLLLGAKPGVLNVDPAKLQGFREVLKQLLDTVAATPTLLDDAGVAAAFEKSVIFGLADVLQDLCDADPHGNVEARTARNWQLVRGVRELIEESPDCPLSVAELCARFRASRRTLQYAFADTLGVNPSAYMRAVRLDHVRRELRGSGSVTEVATRWGFWHFGNFSSEYRGQFGELPSQTWRRSRIV is encoded by the coding sequence ATGCAGGCGGTCAATCAGACGAGCGGCGCGGTCGAGATTCGTTGTTGCCGCAACATCGATGAGCAGGCGATGTTGCTCGACGCGTGGAACCAGAGCTATTGCCAGATCTCGCGCGGCGCCTTCGACGGCTCGGTGAGTTCATGCCACGCGGGCGGCGTGCGGGTACTCGTCGAGCGCCTGAACCGCACGGTCTATCAGCGCGGCCAGGTAGCCGCATCCAGGGTCGCCGTGGGCATTCCGTTTCAGCTCGAAGGGCACGCGTTGTTGTGCGGACAGACGAGTCACCGCGACGGCTTGCACGTGTTCTCCGGCGACGGCGGTTTCGAGTTTCTGTCGCCCGACAGGCACGTCGTGGTGAACCTCGAAATCGAGCCGGCTGCGCTCGGCGATCCTCTGGTGCGTTCGCAACTCGACGAAATAACGTTGCTACTGGGTGCGAAGCCTGGCGTATTGAATGTCGATCCCGCGAAACTGCAAGGCTTTCGCGAAGTGCTGAAGCAGTTGCTCGACACGGTCGCGGCCACACCCACTTTGCTCGACGACGCCGGCGTGGCCGCGGCGTTCGAGAAGTCGGTGATATTCGGTCTCGCCGATGTTTTGCAGGATCTGTGCGATGCCGATCCGCATGGGAATGTCGAGGCACGCACTGCGCGGAACTGGCAATTGGTGCGCGGCGTTCGTGAGCTGATCGAGGAGTCGCCGGATTGTCCGCTTTCCGTCGCGGAGTTGTGCGCGCGGTTTCGCGCGAGCCGACGTACTTTGCAATACGCGTTCGCAGATACGCTCGGAGTCAATCCGTCCGCTTATATGCGAGCTGTTCGGCTCGATCACGTGCGCCGTGAATTGCGCGGCTCCGGTTCGGTGACGGAGGTCGCCACGCGGTGGGGGTTCTGGCATTTCGGGAATTTCTCCAGCGAGTATCGCGGACAGTTCGGCGAATTACCGTCGCAGACCTGGCGAAGGAGTCGGATCGTTTAG
- a CDS encoding LysE family translocator, translating into MSTTSLFFTAAGVGLAIAAPVGPMGMLCTRRTLTGGPRAGLAIGFGIATGDAAYGLIAALGLVGISQFMLAYDRPLHLLAGLFLLYLGVRTLLQKAPADAANGPTGDATNGNGKLAQVGRAGALRAYASSLLLTLTNPQTVIMFAALFTTLAPRGAFSSSIALTTVGGVFCGSIAWWCFLVTVVSLARHAIGSKLRVAIDRIVGVTLAAFGVVEIRRAL; encoded by the coding sequence ATGTCCACCACCAGTCTCTTCTTTACCGCTGCGGGCGTCGGGCTCGCCATTGCCGCGCCGGTCGGCCCGATGGGCATGCTGTGCACCCGCCGCACACTGACCGGCGGCCCGCGCGCCGGACTCGCGATCGGCTTCGGCATCGCGACCGGCGACGCGGCATATGGTTTGATCGCGGCGCTTGGCCTCGTCGGCATCTCGCAGTTCATGCTCGCGTATGACCGCCCGCTGCATCTGCTCGCCGGGTTGTTCCTGTTGTACCTGGGCGTGCGCACGCTGCTCCAGAAAGCTCCCGCCGACGCGGCAAATGGCCCGACAGGCGACGCAACAAACGGCAACGGCAAGCTCGCGCAGGTGGGCCGCGCCGGCGCCCTGCGCGCCTATGCGAGTTCGTTGCTGCTCACGCTGACCAATCCGCAAACGGTCATCATGTTCGCCGCGCTGTTCACCACACTCGCCCCGCGCGGCGCGTTTTCATCGAGCATTGCGCTGACCACCGTAGGCGGCGTATTTTGCGGCTCGATCGCGTGGTGGTGCTTCCTCGTCACCGTGGTGTCGCTCGCGCGCCATGCGATCGGCAGCAAACTGCGCGTCGCCATAGACCGGATCGTGGGGGTCACGCTGGCGGCGTTCGGCGTCGTGGAGATTCGCCGGGCGCTTTGA
- a CDS encoding BON domain-containing protein — protein MKSVGFLKTLGSVVAMVVACNVYAQASDATATGTTAAPAASAKTVKKANSQLGRKVRSALAKAQGIDVSNIAVRARGGAVTLTGSVPDQGQIDAAGEAAKGVAGVTSVSNKLTVVQQ, from the coding sequence ATGAAATCGGTCGGTTTTCTGAAAACGCTGGGCTCGGTTGTGGCAATGGTGGTGGCGTGCAATGTGTACGCTCAGGCAAGCGACGCAACGGCAACCGGCACGACCGCCGCGCCGGCTGCCAGCGCCAAGACGGTTAAGAAGGCGAACAGCCAGCTGGGTCGCAAGGTGCGTAGCGCGCTGGCCAAGGCGCAGGGTATCGACGTGTCGAACATCGCCGTGCGCGCTCGTGGCGGCGCGGTGACGCTCACGGGCTCGGTGCCTGACCAAGGCCAGATCGACGCTGCCGGCGAAGCCGCCAAGGGCGTCGCCGGCGTGACGTCGGTGTCGAACAAGCTGACCGTTGTGCAGCAGTAA
- a CDS encoding SDR family NAD(P)-dependent oxidoreductase, with the protein MSRPTGRLEGKIAIVSGGATGAGGAASLLFAQEGAQVAVVDINTDAGEEVVTRIRAAGGSAELFAADVSKRAAVDAAVAGIMARFGRIDVLFNHAGSIVVKPFVDTTDEDYDWLMNVNVKSMFMMTRAVLPHMLAAGGGSIVCTASISSVAATPLEVLYCTTKGACAMFARAIAVEYRDRGIRCNAVCPGFIDTPHGRREISALAKYGFDASEAALSVQQGRLCAPEEVARAALFLASDDASFVNGAHLYVDNCFTAA; encoded by the coding sequence ATGAGCAGACCGACAGGCAGGCTGGAAGGCAAGATCGCAATCGTGTCGGGCGGTGCAACGGGCGCGGGCGGCGCGGCCTCGTTGCTGTTCGCGCAGGAAGGCGCGCAGGTCGCCGTTGTCGATATCAATACGGATGCCGGCGAGGAAGTGGTGACGCGGATTCGCGCGGCAGGCGGCAGCGCCGAACTGTTCGCCGCCGACGTGTCGAAGCGCGCGGCCGTCGATGCCGCCGTGGCCGGCATCATGGCGCGCTTCGGGCGTATCGACGTGCTGTTCAATCACGCCGGCAGCATCGTCGTGAAGCCGTTCGTCGATACCACCGACGAAGACTACGACTGGCTCATGAACGTGAACGTGAAGAGCATGTTCATGATGACGCGGGCCGTGCTGCCGCACATGCTCGCGGCGGGCGGCGGCTCGATCGTGTGTACGGCGTCGATCTCCTCGGTGGCGGCAACGCCGCTCGAAGTGCTCTATTGCACCACCAAAGGCGCATGTGCGATGTTCGCGCGCGCCATCGCCGTCGAGTATCGCGACCGCGGGATTCGCTGCAATGCCGTGTGCCCCGGCTTTATCGACACGCCGCATGGGCGCCGCGAAATCAGCGCGCTCGCGAAGTACGGCTTCGACGCGAGCGAAGCCGCCTTGTCGGTGCAGCAGGGACGCCTGTGCGCGCCGGAAGAAGTGGCGCGCGCCGCGCTCTTTCTCGCTAGCGACGACGCGAGTTTCGTCAACGGCGCGCACCTGTACGTCGATAACTGCTTCACGGCCGCCTAG
- the xdhB gene encoding xanthine dehydrogenase molybdopterin binding subunit, with the protein MNQQAEPFLKDLQDLDDFTQVHISRPHESAHLHVSGRATYTDDIPTVAGTLHAALGLSSKAHAKIVSMSLDKVRATPGVVAIFTADDIPGVNDVGPIIHGDDPILADGLVQYIGQPIFIVVATSHETARLAARRAEIVYEELPAILTAQQARAANQHVLPPMKLARGEAGTKIARAAHREAGEMLLGGQEQFYLEGQISYAVPKDDDGMHVYCSTQHPTEMQHMVAHALGVASHNVLIECRRMGGGFGGKESQSGLFACCAALAAWKLLCPVKLRPDRDDDMMVTGKRHDFHYTYEVGYDDKGVIDGVTVDMTSRCGFSADLSGPVMTRALCHFDNAYWLSDVTIDGFCGKTNTQSNTAFRGFGGPQGAFAIEYIMDNVARSVGEDSLDVRRRNLYGKTERNQTPYGQIVGDNVIHELIDELEVTSEYRARRAAINEFNANNEILKKGMALTPVKFGIAFNVTHFNQAGALVHIYTDGSVLVNHGGTEMGQGLNTKVAQVVAHELGIGFNRIRVTATDTSKIANTSATAASTGSDLNGKAAQDAARQLRERLSAFAAGRFGAGQVSASEVRFVHDRVVVGDSVVPFEEVIAKAYLARIQLWSDGFYATPKLYWDQSKLQGRPFYYYSYGAAVSEVVIDTLTGEMRVLRADALHDVGASLNPALDVGQVEGAFIQGMGWLTTEELWWNAGGKLMTHAPSTYKIPTVNDTPPDFRVRLFKNRNAEDSIHRSKATGEPPLLLPFSVFFAVRDAVSAVGDHKVNPPLNAPATSEEILKAVGAVRAATAAPRQQA; encoded by the coding sequence ATGAATCAGCAAGCCGAACCGTTCCTGAAAGACCTTCAGGATCTCGACGACTTCACCCAGGTCCACATCTCGCGTCCGCACGAATCCGCGCATCTGCACGTGAGCGGCCGCGCCACCTACACCGACGACATTCCGACGGTCGCCGGCACGCTGCACGCGGCGCTCGGCCTGTCGTCGAAAGCGCATGCGAAGATCGTCTCGATGTCGCTCGACAAGGTGCGCGCCACGCCGGGCGTGGTCGCGATTTTCACCGCCGACGATATCCCGGGCGTCAACGACGTCGGCCCGATCATCCACGGCGACGATCCGATTCTCGCCGACGGCCTCGTGCAATACATCGGCCAGCCGATCTTCATCGTGGTCGCGACGTCGCATGAAACGGCGCGTCTCGCGGCACGCCGCGCGGAAATCGTCTACGAGGAACTGCCCGCGATCCTCACCGCGCAGCAGGCGCGCGCCGCGAACCAGCACGTCCTGCCGCCGATGAAACTTGCGCGCGGCGAAGCCGGCACGAAGATCGCCCGCGCCGCGCATCGCGAAGCCGGCGAGATGCTGCTCGGCGGTCAGGAGCAGTTCTACCTGGAAGGCCAGATCTCGTACGCGGTCCCGAAGGACGACGACGGCATGCACGTCTATTGTTCGACGCAGCACCCGACCGAAATGCAGCACATGGTCGCGCATGCATTGGGCGTGGCGTCGCATAACGTGCTGATCGAATGCCGCCGGATGGGTGGCGGCTTCGGCGGCAAGGAATCGCAATCGGGGTTGTTCGCGTGCTGCGCGGCGCTCGCCGCGTGGAAGCTGCTGTGCCCGGTGAAACTGCGTCCGGACCGCGACGACGACATGATGGTCACGGGCAAGCGCCACGATTTCCACTACACGTATGAAGTCGGTTACGACGACAAAGGTGTGATCGACGGCGTGACGGTCGACATGACCTCGCGCTGCGGCTTTTCCGCCGACCTGTCCGGTCCGGTGATGACGCGCGCGCTGTGCCACTTCGACAACGCGTACTGGCTCTCCGACGTAACGATCGACGGTTTCTGCGGCAAGACCAACACACAGTCGAACACCGCGTTCCGCGGCTTTGGCGGCCCACAAGGCGCATTCGCGATCGAATACATCATGGACAACGTGGCGCGTTCGGTGGGTGAAGATTCACTCGACGTGCGCCGCCGCAATCTGTACGGCAAGACCGAGCGCAATCAGACGCCGTACGGCCAGATCGTCGGAGACAACGTGATCCACGAGTTGATCGACGAACTCGAAGTGACCAGCGAATACCGCGCGCGGCGCGCGGCGATCAACGAGTTCAATGCAAACAACGAAATCCTGAAGAAGGGCATGGCGCTGACGCCGGTCAAGTTCGGCATCGCGTTCAACGTGACCCACTTTAATCAGGCCGGCGCGCTCGTGCACATCTATACCGACGGTTCGGTTCTGGTGAACCACGGCGGCACCGAAATGGGCCAGGGTTTGAACACGAAGGTCGCGCAGGTCGTCGCGCATGAACTGGGCATTGGCTTTAACCGCATTCGCGTCACGGCGACCGACACCAGCAAGATCGCCAATACGTCGGCGACGGCGGCCTCGACAGGCTCCGATCTGAACGGCAAGGCCGCGCAGGACGCCGCGCGCCAGTTGCGCGAACGTCTGTCGGCGTTTGCCGCCGGGCGCTTCGGCGCGGGGCAGGTGAGCGCGTCGGAAGTGCGCTTCGTGCATGACCGGGTCGTGGTGGGCGATTCAGTCGTGCCGTTCGAGGAAGTGATCGCGAAGGCTTACCTGGCGCGTATCCAGCTCTGGTCGGACGGTTTCTACGCGACGCCCAAGCTCTACTGGGATCAATCGAAGCTGCAAGGCCGGCCGTTCTACTACTACTCGTACGGCGCGGCCGTGTCGGAAGTGGTGATCGATACGCTGACCGGCGAAATGCGCGTGTTGCGCGCGGATGCGTTGCACGACGTGGGCGCTTCGCTGAATCCGGCGCTCGACGTCGGCCAGGTGGAGGGCGCCTTCATTCAGGGCATGGGCTGGCTCACGACCGAAGAACTGTGGTGGAACGCGGGCGGCAAGCTGATGACGCACGCGCCGTCCACCTACAAGATTCCGACCGTCAACGATACGCCGCCCGACTTTCGCGTGCGACTCTTCAAGAACCGCAACGCCGAGGACAGCATCCATCGTTCGAAGGCGACCGGCGAGCCGCCGCTGCTGCTGCCGTTCTCGGTGTTCTTCGCCGTGCGCGACGCGGTGTCGGCAGTCGGCGACCATAAGGTCAATCCGCCGCTGAACGCACCCGCGACCAGCGAGGAAATCCTCAAGGCAGTCGGCGCGGTGCGTGCCGCCACCGCAGCGCCGCGGCAACAAGCGTAG